Proteins encoded together in one Procambarus clarkii isolate CNS0578487 chromosome 67, FALCON_Pclarkii_2.0, whole genome shotgun sequence window:
- the LOC123767490 gene encoding uncharacterized protein — MKIHTCVSPQKTIIAVIVGLLVIVGIFYSNMWLETSKPVNLDENSETAIESASDDGWKEVARQDQDWEKVTCPVKKMKNADDFYNYIDHRKLHCDKLVMLGGQLGTHPPYMVGEKWMCMSKEYNIVPGNCIALSFGIERDFSFDDDLDKRFNCKVFAFDPTINKATHRRSDNIMFYDLGISDTDAHINSTKMARYETILKMLSLENATIDYLKIDVEGAELNFFHDVFANTPNLLKNVKQIGMEIHNSESVLMPVVREKLWKYFQLLDCFGFKVIFSEINPVIHLRFVLRGQVRSCCYEVVWARHHYW, encoded by the exons ATGAAGATACATACTTGCGTCTCACCGCAGAAGACCATCATTGCAGTGATTGTTGGTCTCCTGGTGATCGTCGG GATCTTTTACTCTAATATGTGGCTAGAAACGAGTAAACCAGTTAACTTGGATGAAAATTCTGAGACAGCAATAGAAAGTGCCTCCGATGACGGATGGAAGGAAGTGGCTCGCCAAGACCAAGACTGGG AAAAGGTGACATGCCCCGTTAAGAAGATGAAAAACGCGGACGACTTTTACAACTACATCGATCACCGCAAACTCCATTGCGACAAGCTG GTGATGTTGGGCGGGCAGCTGGGCACTCATCCTCCATACATGGTTGGGGAGAAGTGGATGTGTATGAGCAAGGAATACAACATTGTCCCGGGCAACTGCATCGCGCTCTCCTTCGGCATCGAGCGAGACTTCTCTTTCGATGACGACTTGGATAAGCGCTTCAACTGTAAG GTGTTCGCATTCGACCCGACCATTAACAAGGCGACTCACCGGCGCTCCGACAACATCATGTTCTACGACTTGGGCATTTCTGATACCGATGCTCACATCAACAGCACCAAG ATGGCCAGGTACGAGACCATTCTGAAGATGTTGAGTCTGGAGAACGCCACCATAGACTACCTCAAGATCGACGTGGAGGGAGCTGAACTCAACTTCTTCCACGACGTCTTCGCCAACACCCCAAACTTGCTCAAGAATGTCAAGCAGATCGGCATGGAGATCCACAATAGTGAATCTGTGT TAATGCCTGTTGTGAGGGAGAAACTCTGGAAGTATTTCCAGCTTCTGGATTGTTTTGGGTTCAAGGTTATCTTTAGTGAAATAAATCCCGTCATTCACCTGCGGTTCGTTCTCAGAGGCCAGGTGCGGTCTTGCTGTTACGAGGTGGTGTGGGCCCGTCACCACTACTGGTGA
- the LOC123767806 gene encoding uncharacterized protein, producing MNGLISKIILVVMAGVGAVHAHGYMSSPAARNSAWRFGFRTPTNYNDNELFCGGREVQHRRNGGQCGVCGDNWRAPEPRPHERGGQYGGGVITASYTEGQVVPVTIHISANHRGWYEFRLCNNNNPMARDSQHCLNKQLLSLADGSGTRYTLNGSVHGDHLVYVQLPPRLSCTHCVLQWTWVAGNSWGTCPDGSGKTGCGPQETFVNCADISILPKHYSVKPHLSVKPTWSRWG from the exons ATGAATGGCTTGATATCAAAGATAATATTAGTGGTGATGGCGGGTGTAGGCGCCGTGCACGCCCACGGGTACATGTCTTCACCCGCCGCCCGCAACTCCGCCTGGAGGTTTGGCTTCAGGACGCCCACCAACTACAACGACAATGAGCTTTTCTGTGGAGGTCGAGAG GTGCAGCACAGGAGGAACGGGGGCCAGTGCGGCGTGTGCGGGGACAACTGGCGGGCGCCGGAGCCGAGGCCTCACGAACGGGGAGGACAGTATGGCGGCGGCGTCATCACCGCCAGCTACACTGAGGGTCAGGTCGTCCCCGTCACCATACACATCTCTGCCAACCACCGG GGATGGTACGAGTTCAGGctgtgcaacaacaacaaccccatggCGCGGGACTCTCAACACTGCCTCAACAAGCAGTTGCTGTCCTTGGCTGATGGCTCCGGCACCCGCTACACCCTGAACGGTTCAGTCCACGGCGACCACCTCGTCTACGTCCAGCTGCCGCCTCGCCTCTCCTGCACCCACTGCGTACTCCAGTGGACTTGGGTCGCAG gaaACTCTTGGGGTACCTGTCCGGACGGTTCTGGGAAAACTGGCTGCGGACCTCAAGAAACATTCGTTAACTGCGCCGACATCAGCATCCTTCCTAAACACTACAGCGTGAAGCCTCACTTGAGCGTCAAGCCCACCTGGAGCAGGTGGGGGTAA
- the LOC138355426 gene encoding magnetosome-associated protein MamJ-like, with product MYSTYITHNASSVSQLQDATPVTQLHDATHVRQLQDATPVPQLQDATPVPQLQDATPVPQLQDATPVPQLQDATPVPQLQDATPVPQLQDATPVPQLQDATPVPQLQDATPVPQLQDATPVPQLQDATPVPQLQDATPVPQLQDATPVPQLQDATPVPQLQDTTPAPQL from the coding sequence atgtaTAGCACTTACATCACACATAACGCCTCATCTGTATCACAGTTgcaagatgccacacctgtaacacagTTGCACGATGCCACACATGTACGACAGTTGCAAGACGCCACACCTGTACCACAGTTGCAAGACGCCACACCGGTTCCACAGTTGCAAGACGCCACACCTGTTCCACAGTTGCAAGACGCCACACCTGTTCCACAGTTGCAAGACGCCACACCTGTACCACAGTTGCAAGACGCCACACCTGTTCCACAGTTGCAAGACGCCACACCTGTTCCACAGTTGCAAGACGCCACACCTGTTCCACAGTTGCAAGACGCCACACCTGTACCACAGTTACAAGACGCCACACCTGTACCACAGTTGCAAGACGCCACACCTGTACCACAGTTGCAAGACGCCACACCTGTTCCACAGTTGCAAGACGCCACACCTGTACCACAGTTACAAGACGCCACACCTGTACCACAGTTGCAagacaccacacctgcaccacagttGTAA